A region of the Candidatus Zixiibacteriota bacterium genome:
AGAATGGGCGGCCTGAATCGACTCACGCATTACCTCACCGAGTGAACCGGTGGTTGTGATGCGTCCTTCCCCCTTCATCTTGAGCCCCTCGATAAACATCAAATCACCACCACTGCCGGTCCAGGCAAGGCCGGTGGCGAGACCTATCTCGGGAAGAACTCCGGCTTTCTCGGGAACGAACATGGCCGGCCCCAGATAGGTTTCCAGTTTGTCCTCGGAGACAGTCCAGGTTTTACGTCGGTGTTCAACTTTCTCCAAAGCCACCCGGCGGCAAATCTTCTCCATCTGTTGTGAAAGCCCCAGCAGACCGGACTCCTGCGTGTAGGAGTTAATGATCCGTGAGATAGTTTTATCTGCGACACGGAATTCCGATTTAAGAATTCCATGCTTTTTGAGCAGTTTGGGGATCAAATGTCGTTTGGCAATGGCGGTTTTCTCGCGTTCGATATAACCGGGGATTTCCAGCAATTCGAACCGTGGCACGAATTGCTCAGGAATCTCCTCGAATGACCGCACCGAACAGATAAACAAAACCTTACTGAGATCTATCGGTAATCCAATATACTCGTCGAGGTAACGGGAGTTATATCGATAGTCAACCACTTCAAGCAGAGACTGGTTGACGGCAGCATCGTTATCGACATTGAAGTAATCAACATCCTCGATCAGCACTACCGGGTCGAGTGACTTGGCATCTTTTAGAGCCCTGATCATCTTTCCCGGCATAGCCCCTAAAAACGTGCGCGGGGTGCCTTTGATTTCGCTGATATCGGTCACACCGCCGACAGAAAGACGAATCAATTCCTTCCCCATGCCTTTTGCGATGATTTTAGCCAGTGAGGCTTTACCGGTACCGGGAGCTCCGACCAGACAAAGCACCGGGCTTTCATCGGTGCCGGACAACAAACGTCTCACCGCCAGCCGTTGTAATACCTGATCCCTGATAGTCCGGGGACCGAAGTATTCGGCGTTAAGTTGTTTTTCAACCTCAGCGATCTCGTAATTTTCACCTAATACACGTCCCCACGGCAGAGACATCAACCAGTCGAGGTAATTCTTCGTCAAACCGTACTCGGCCGAGGCCGGCGACAGCCGTCTGATCCGGTCGACTTCTATGGTCACACGTGCTTTGACTTCCGGCGGAATATGTTCTGCCTCATGCGCGAATTGCTTGATTCGTGCGATCTCACCGGGGATATCTCCATCCGATTTCGAAGCGTCCGTCTCTATCGATTCAGTCAACGGAGCGGCCTGTTTTGGCTTTGAGCTGGTGGGACCGGAGAACGACGACACTCTTAGACTCGTCAGTCGATCCAGTTCGGCACTCAGACAACCGATCAAACGTTCAAAACGGAGTCTCAATTCACAAGCTTCAAGGAGTCCCTGCTTGTCTTCCAGTGAGAAATGCATACTGGCGGCCACCTGATCGGCCAGATGCGAAGGATGATCACGATAGACACGAAGTCCGTGCAGAAGTTCCAGGGAATAGGTCGGATCGACCGCGATGATATCCCCCACCATTGACATTATTGCCGCAACGTGGGAGCGAATCAGCTTCTGCGATTCACGTGGTTGCTGTAGTTCCGAGGCGGTAGCAACCAGATAAGGACGACTGGAAACGATTTCGTCGATAGCTGCCCGACCGAGGCCCTCGATCGTAATCAAACGAGAACCGCCACGGCTGTCGCGGCTGTCGCGAACACGGGCGAATTGTCCCACTTGATAGAACTTCCTGACGGTTTCGCTTCCGGAAGTCTCAGGGGAATAAGTGGCAACGAACCGACGATTGGCTCCGGC
Encoded here:
- the lon gene encoding endopeptidase La; translated protein: MSRQKIIQSEFRLPRLAVDKSAQFPVLRLQTAVLFPETLLTIRVRRKESLQLLDDCAGANRRFVATYSPETSGSETVRKFYQVGQFARVRDSRDSRGGSRLITIEGLGRAAIDEIVSSRPYLVATASELQQPRESQKLIRSHVAAIMSMVGDIIAVDPTYSLELLHGLRVYRDHPSHLADQVAASMHFSLEDKQGLLEACELRLRFERLIGCLSAELDRLTSLRVSSFSGPTSSKPKQAAPLTESIETDASKSDGDIPGEIARIKQFAHEAEHIPPEVKARVTIEVDRIRRLSPASAEYGLTKNYLDWLMSLPWGRVLGENYEIAEVEKQLNAEYFGPRTIRDQVLQRLAVRRLLSGTDESPVLCLVGAPGTGKASLAKIIAKGMGKELIRLSVGGVTDISEIKGTPRTFLGAMPGKMIRALKDAKSLDPVVLIEDVDYFNVDNDAAVNQSLLEVVDYRYNSRYLDEYIGLPIDLSKVLFICSVRSFEEIPEQFVPRFELLEIPGYIEREKTAIAKRHLIPKLLKKHGILKSEFRVADKTISRIINSYTQESGLLGLSQQMEKICRRVALEKVEHRRKTWTVSEDKLETYLGPAMFVPEKAGVLPEIGLATGLAWTGSGGDLMFIEGLKMKGEGRITTTGSLGEVMRESIQAAHSYVRSKADMLGIDSQDFNEFDIHIHFPSGAIPKDGPSAGVTVCLVVASIMSERPIRNDIAMTGEVTLRGRVLPVGGIKEKVSAAFRTGIHHVAMPKENAKDIKELPREVLRKTKFTFIERVDELFELCLMDFTPSSFTLEKIFAEEIAKAKKKAQRSKRKSTTSSRKRSAGKAARSRKND